A genome region from Clostridium pasteurianum includes the following:
- a CDS encoding M48 family metallopeptidase, with product MNKKRLNIWFMVFMSVIVFLVKSKCGFQNGFSHMMLADEGIRLRYYKINVILEIIYTVLGILVPILIMITGIHVKLKNFSYRAKKIWLPGICIYAFLFVVVYYLFYLPLDFYSGFINEHIFSISNQSILKWVWNWAISILTSAIFLALILWIPYNLIKRAPKRWWLYTWIAFIPVVIFSYIISPVVIDPLYNNFQPLKDKYIENRIQNLAHRAGIYNCKIYEVNKSVDTKEVNAYMTGFGNTKRIVIWDTAIKNLSERELEFVVAHEMGHYVLRHNAINCIGTLGGLLVILYIIYKIAPYVIRKYGNILKIDDILDVKSFPLIILIIVLCTTVSDPLYNAASRNLEHNADVFAVELTHDNEAGVNMFKKLAVKNLSVMQPDRWYEIWKSTHPSLEERIDFVKDYEPWKENKTLKYGKYINRD from the coding sequence ATGAATAAAAAGAGATTAAACATTTGGTTTATGGTATTTATGTCTGTTATAGTCTTTTTAGTAAAGTCTAAATGTGGATTTCAAAATGGCTTTTCTCATATGATGTTAGCAGATGAAGGAATAAGACTCAGGTATTATAAGATTAATGTAATACTTGAAATAATATATACGGTTTTGGGAATTCTGGTTCCAATTTTAATTATGATTACAGGTATACATGTTAAGCTTAAGAACTTTTCATATAGGGCTAAAAAAATATGGCTTCCAGGTATATGTATATATGCATTTCTGTTTGTTGTAGTATACTATCTGTTTTATTTGCCATTAGATTTTTATTCTGGGTTTATAAATGAACATATTTTTTCTATCTCAAATCAAAGTATTTTAAAGTGGGTGTGGAATTGGGCTATTAGTATTTTAACTTCTGCAATTTTTCTAGCACTTATATTGTGGATTCCATATAATTTAATAAAAAGAGCACCTAAAAGATGGTGGCTTTATACATGGATTGCTTTTATACCAGTTGTGATATTTTCATATATAATTTCTCCTGTGGTTATAGATCCTTTATATAATAACTTTCAGCCTCTTAAGGATAAGTATATTGAAAATAGAATACAAAATCTTGCTCATAGAGCTGGCATATATAATTGTAAAATATATGAGGTTAATAAAAGTGTAGATACAAAAGAAGTAAATGCATATATGACAGGATTTGGAAACACAAAAAGGATTGTTATATGGGATACTGCAATAAAGAATTTATCTGAAAGAGAATTGGAGTTTGTTGTTGCCCATGAGATGGGCCATTATGTTTTAAGACACAATGCAATAAATTGTATAGGAACTTTAGGTGGTTTGCTTGTAATACTTTATATAATATATAAAATTGCACCTTATGTCATTAGAAAATATGGCAATATATTAAAAATAGATGATATTTTAGATGTTAAATCATTTCCACTAATTATACTGATAATAGTTTTATGTACAACTGTTTCAGATCCTTTGTACAATGCAGCAAGTAGAAATTTGGAGCATAATGCGGATGTATTTGCAGTGGAATTAACTCATGATAATGAAGCTGGTGTAAATATGTTTAAAAAACTAGCTGTTAAAAATTTATCTGTAATGCAGCCTGACAGGTGGTATGAGATTTGGAAGAGTACACATCCTTCTTTAGAGGAAAGAATTGATTTTGTAAAAGACTATGAACCATGGAAAGAAAATAAAACTTTAAAGTATGGTAAGTATATTAATAGAGATTAG
- a CDS encoding DUF4064 domain-containing protein: MEDKRTVEFVLGLIGGIFGIISGIGAIGIGGLGSAFGVNGSNAVGGLGIAAIILSILGIVGSVIVRTKGKLGGIFMTVAAIGGFICISYFYILPGILLIIPGLMGLIKKSQKSEK, encoded by the coding sequence ATGGAAGATAAAAGGACAGTAGAGTTTGTATTAGGCTTAATAGGAGGAATTTTTGGAATAATTTCAGGTATAGGTGCAATTGGTATTGGAGGGCTAGGCAGTGCGTTTGGTGTTAATGGGTCAAATGCTGTTGGAGGCCTTGGAATTGCTGCAATAATACTTTCAATACTAGGTATAGTAGGCTCTGTAATTGTTAGAACCAAGGGAAAATTAGGTGGAATTTTTATGACGGTAGCTGCAATTGGGGGCTTTATATGCATTTCATATTTTTATATTTTGCCAGGCATACTCCTTATAATACCAGGATTAATGGGACTGATAAAAAAAAGCCAGAAATCTGAAAAATAA
- the nagB gene encoding glucosamine-6-phosphate deaminase, which translates to MRIIEVENYDEMSDKAAAMIASQIILKSNSVLGLATGSTPIGTYKKLIKMYNNKKVDFSEVKTFNLDEYYGITDENKHSYHYYMVENLFKHINIDKKNINIPNGMAKDIKEECEEYEKKIKASGGIDLQILGIGINGHIGFNEPDAKFEAQTHLVNLDEKTIKANSRFFNSIDEVPTKAISMGIKTILSSKKIVLLANGVSKAEVVAEAINGKISPEVPASILQLHKDITMIVDKAAGSKL; encoded by the coding sequence ATGAGAATAATAGAAGTAGAAAATTATGATGAAATGAGTGACAAGGCAGCAGCAATGATAGCAAGTCAAATAATTTTAAAGTCTAACAGCGTACTTGGATTGGCTACTGGAAGTACACCTATTGGTACATATAAAAAGTTAATCAAAATGTACAATAATAAAAAAGTGGATTTTTCAGAGGTTAAGACTTTCAATTTAGATGAATACTATGGGATAACAGATGAAAACAAACATAGTTACCATTACTATATGGTGGAAAATTTATTTAAGCATATTAATATAGATAAGAAAAATATAAATATTCCTAATGGTATGGCAAAAGATATAAAAGAAGAGTGTGAAGAGTACGAGAAGAAAATAAAAGCTTCAGGTGGTATTGATCTTCAAATTTTAGGAATAGGTATAAATGGACATATAGGTTTTAATGAACCAGATGCTAAATTTGAAGCACAGACACATTTAGTGAATTTAGATGAAAAAACTATAAAAGCAAACTCTAGATTTTTTAATTCAATTGATGAAGTACCTACAAAAGCCATTAGTATGGGAATAAAGACTATACTTAGTTCAAAAAAAATAGTGCTCTTAGCAAATGGAGTGTCAAAAGCAGAGGTTGTAGCTGAAGCAATCAACGGAAAAATATCACCGGAAGTTCCAGCATCTATATTACAATTGCATAAAGATATTACGATGATAGTTGACAAGGCAGCAGGTAGCAAATTGTAA
- the nagA gene encoding N-acetylglucosamine-6-phosphate deacetylase, with the protein MKAIINGKIIIKDSILENNAVLFDDKIKDIVNEEEFKSSIASGKYGDIEVIDAKGNYVSPGFIDLHIHGSGGKDTMDGTVESLMEISSVIARNGVTSFLPTTMAMSRNKIYKALDAVNDVMKIENTGAKILGAHLEGPFINEKYKGAQKKDYIIKPNYDFIKKYKDTIKIITFAPEKDDNFDFIKRVKRETNIALSIGHSDAKYEEAINAIRYGVSRATHLFNAMSPLKHRELGVVGAALNTDISCEIIADTVHINPAMFNILLKLKGKDNIILITDCMRAGCFKDGISELGGQKVIVTKNSARLEDGTLAGSVLTLNRAVKNIVENTNLSIPEAVTMASLNPAKDISIDKQKGSIEIGKDADMNIFDEKFEVKHTIVGGKTVFENKKSK; encoded by the coding sequence ATGAAAGCTATTATAAATGGAAAAATCATAATAAAGGATAGTATATTAGAGAACAATGCAGTTTTATTTGATGATAAAATCAAAGATATAGTTAACGAAGAGGAGTTTAAAAGTAGTATTGCAAGTGGGAAATATGGAGATATTGAAGTAATTGATGCCAAAGGAAACTATGTATCACCTGGATTTATAGATTTACACATTCATGGATCAGGTGGAAAGGATACTATGGATGGAACTGTAGAATCTTTAATGGAAATAAGTTCAGTTATTGCTAGAAATGGAGTTACGAGTTTTTTGCCAACAACAATGGCTATGAGCAGAAATAAAATATATAAGGCTTTAGATGCTGTAAATGATGTAATGAAAATTGAAAATACAGGAGCAAAGATTCTTGGGGCACACCTTGAAGGACCATTTATAAATGAAAAATATAAAGGAGCTCAAAAAAAAGATTACATAATAAAGCCAAATTATGATTTTATTAAAAAGTATAAAGATACAATTAAAATTATTACGTTTGCACCTGAGAAAGATGACAACTTTGATTTCATAAAAAGGGTAAAGAGAGAAACAAATATTGCTTTATCTATAGGACATTCTGATGCAAAATATGAAGAAGCCATAAATGCAATACGATATGGTGTAAGTAGAGCAACGCATCTATTTAATGCAATGAGTCCATTAAAGCATAGAGAACTCGGAGTTGTGGGAGCAGCATTAAATACTGATATAAGCTGTGAAATTATAGCAGACACTGTACACATTAATCCAGCAATGTTTAATATTTTACTTAAATTAAAAGGTAAGGATAATATAATACTTATTACAGATTGCATGAGAGCAGGATGTTTTAAAGATGGAATATCTGAACTTGGAGGACAGAAGGTTATAGTTACAAAAAACTCTGCAAGACTAGAGGATGGTACTTTAGCAGGAAGCGTTCTAACATTAAACAGGGCCGTAAAAAATATAGTGGAGAACACAAATTTAAGTATTCCAGAAGCAGTAACTATGGCTTCTTTAAATCCGGCTAAAGATATTAGTATTGATAAACAGAAGGGAAGCATTGAAATAGGAAAAGATGCTGATATGAATATTTTTGATGAAAAATTTGAAGTTAAACACACTATTGTAGGAGGAAAAACAGTATTTGAAAATAAGAAATCAAAATAG
- a CDS encoding PHP domain-containing protein — protein sequence MESTVDLHLHTTCSDGDDTPLELILKLSKLGIKLISITDHDSVKAYSMLKSDKRYHMKIINGVELTFVHDNYIRHMLAYNFNISKMEDELNKLYTREKLIDHENGMLMDFFKCSKKTGLIVDNDLKIETGNRGEAFNKVYDSLVNTPLNLEICPSLVSHTKFFWHECMNKDSKFFIDASKGIPTLKEVLKIIKDCEGLAVLAHPFQYPIKDNSYKVNKEVIDLAIKYGIDGIEAYHKSASKEQSEEIISIANNHDLFVTGGSDYHGNKQIYDTGINEKHIEKFLRHVNIKGRNKL from the coding sequence GTGGAAAGTACTGTAGATTTGCATTTACATACAACTTGTTCAGATGGCGATGACACACCGCTGGAGTTGATTTTAAAATTATCTAAGTTAGGAATTAAATTAATTTCAATTACAGATCATGACTCAGTAAAAGCTTATAGCATGTTAAAAAGTGATAAAAGGTATCATATGAAAATAATAAATGGAGTGGAATTAACTTTTGTACATGATAATTATATAAGGCACATGCTTGCGTATAATTTTAATATTTCAAAAATGGAAGATGAACTTAACAAATTATATACAAGAGAAAAATTAATTGACCATGAGAACGGAATGTTAATGGACTTTTTTAAATGTTCTAAAAAGACAGGCCTTATAGTAGATAATGATTTAAAAATAGAAACGGGTAATAGGGGTGAGGCTTTTAATAAAGTTTATGATTCTCTAGTAAATACTCCTTTAAATTTAGAAATTTGTCCATCGCTTGTAAGTCATACTAAATTTTTTTGGCATGAATGTATGAATAAGGATTCCAAATTCTTTATTGATGCATCAAAAGGCATTCCAACTTTAAAAGAAGTTTTGAAAATAATTAAGGATTGTGAAGGGCTAGCAGTTTTAGCGCATCCGTTTCAATATCCAATTAAGGATAATTCATATAAGGTAAACAAAGAAGTTATAGATTTAGCTATAAAATACGGAATTGATGGAATAGAAGCTTACCACAAATCAGCTTCTAAGGAGCAATCCGAGGAAATTATTTCTATAGCTAATAACCATGACTTGTTTGTAACTGGAGGCAGTGATTACCATGGAAATAAACAAATATATGATACAGGTATAAATGAAAAACATATTGAAAAATTTTTACGACATGTAAATATAAAAGGAAGGAATAAATTATGA
- a CDS encoding AraC family transcriptional regulator yields MIHILKIKLSNDNSEIIPYNFNDFEAYAKRCMISYYPGMASANHWHNDFEFTILLKGHMSYSINGESYKLKEGQGIFVNSNQMHYGYSSDGSDCNFVSILIHPSLISIVKRIKENYVLPICKDTSHPLFILYPYIGWQNEIIEMLKNIYTLFREKKDGFELHVMSIFYSLFYILYHNMKNNVTEKKYDDNKNLKAMHDMIGYMQKNYKNKITLSNIASAGNVCRSSCFQIFQLILNKTPISYLTEYRLEKSIDLLKFTSLSITEIALKCGFSGSSYFTEIFRKNMGCTPSQYRKNC; encoded by the coding sequence GTGATACATATTTTAAAGATAAAACTGTCAAATGATAATTCAGAAATTATTCCTTACAATTTTAATGATTTTGAGGCCTACGCAAAACGGTGCATGATATCATACTATCCAGGCATGGCTTCCGCTAATCACTGGCATAATGACTTTGAATTTACCATTCTTTTAAAAGGCCATATGTCATACTCAATAAACGGAGAAAGTTATAAATTGAAAGAAGGACAAGGTATTTTTGTGAATTCAAATCAAATGCATTATGGTTACTCTAGTGATGGTTCGGACTGTAATTTTGTCTCAATTTTAATACATCCTTCACTTATTTCTATAGTAAAACGTATAAAAGAAAACTATGTGCTACCAATATGCAAAGATACATCCCACCCACTTTTTATTTTGTATCCTTACATTGGTTGGCAAAATGAAATAATTGAAATGCTAAAAAATATTTATACTTTATTTAGAGAAAAAAAAGATGGTTTTGAATTGCATGTCATGAGTATTTTTTATTCATTATTTTACATCTTATATCACAATATGAAAAATAATGTTACTGAAAAAAAATATGATGATAATAAAAACTTAAAAGCTATGCATGACATGATAGGATATATGCAGAAAAATTATAAGAATAAAATCACTTTAAGTAACATCGCTTCCGCTGGAAATGTGTGCCGCAGCAGCTGCTTTCAAATTTTTCAACTTATTTTAAATAAGACTCCCATTTCCTATCTTACAGAATATAGACTAGAAAAAAGCATTGACCTACTCAAATTCACGTCACTTTCAATTACTGAAATAGCACTTAAATGTGGATTTTCTGGTTCTAGTTACTTTACAGAAATATTTCGCAAAAATATGGGATGTACACCATCTCAATACAGAAAAAATTGCTAA
- a CDS encoding amino acid permease, producing the protein MDQQKSQNENLSRGLKNRHVQLLAIGGAIGTGLFLGSGRSIHLAGPSILFAYMITGGICFLVMRALGELLLSNLKYHSFVDFVQDYLGDKAAFITGWTYWFCWISLAMADVTAAGLYVQYWLPSVPRWVPSLIVLVILLIMNLATVKLFGEMEFWFALIKVVAILSLIVVGTFMIIKGFSTNAGSASFANLWKHGGLFPNGLKGFILSFQMVVFAFTGIELVGLTAGETEDPEHVLPRAIDNIPIRIIIFYIGALGIIMSIYPWNSINADKSPFVQVFSAVGITAAASIVNFVVLTSAASACNSGIFSTSRMVYSLANENNAPSIMKKLTSRKIPANATVFSAAVLLIAVILNYIMPEGVFVLITSISTFCFIFIWAIIVICHLKYRKANHKLAAKAKFKMPFYPVANYIILIFFAFVIVTLALNSETRVALFVTPVWFIMLGVLYKILKSKAKTKNEEDAEKTLA; encoded by the coding sequence ATGGATCAACAAAAATCACAAAACGAAAATTTATCAAGGGGGCTAAAAAATCGTCACGTCCAGCTGCTTGCAATTGGGGGTGCAATTGGTACTGGATTATTTCTTGGTTCTGGCAGGTCTATTCATCTAGCTGGTCCATCTATTTTATTTGCTTATATGATAACAGGTGGAATTTGCTTTTTAGTTATGCGTGCTCTTGGGGAACTACTACTTTCTAATCTAAAGTATCATTCTTTTGTAGACTTCGTACAAGATTATCTAGGTGATAAAGCTGCTTTTATTACTGGTTGGACTTATTGGTTCTGCTGGATTTCACTTGCCATGGCTGACGTTACTGCCGCAGGACTTTATGTACAATACTGGCTTCCAAGTGTACCAAGGTGGGTTCCAAGTCTTATAGTTCTTGTAATTTTATTAATTATGAACCTTGCTACAGTAAAACTATTTGGTGAAATGGAATTTTGGTTTGCTTTAATTAAAGTTGTCGCAATATTATCACTAATTGTAGTGGGTACATTTATGATCATTAAAGGATTTTCTACAAACGCTGGTTCAGCTAGTTTTGCAAACCTCTGGAAACATGGAGGACTCTTCCCTAATGGATTGAAAGGTTTTATTCTTTCCTTTCAGATGGTTGTATTTGCTTTTACTGGAATTGAATTAGTGGGACTTACAGCTGGTGAAACTGAAGATCCAGAACATGTTCTTCCAAGAGCCATTGATAATATTCCAATTAGAATTATTATTTTCTACATAGGAGCGCTTGGCATTATTATGAGCATATATCCTTGGAATTCAATTAATGCAGATAAAAGTCCTTTTGTACAGGTATTTTCAGCAGTTGGAATCACAGCGGCAGCAAGTATTGTAAATTTTGTTGTATTAACATCCGCAGCATCAGCTTGTAACAGCGGTATTTTCAGCACAAGCCGTATGGTTTACTCTCTTGCAAATGAAAATAATGCGCCTTCAATAATGAAAAAACTAACATCACGCAAAATACCTGCTAATGCTACTGTATTCTCCGCAGCTGTTCTTTTAATTGCAGTTATTTTGAATTACATTATGCCAGAAGGAGTATTTGTATTAATTACAAGTATATCAACATTTTGTTTTATATTTATTTGGGCAATTATAGTTATTTGCCACTTGAAATACCGCAAAGCTAATCATAAACTTGCAGCTAAAGCTAAATTTAAAATGCCTTTTTACCCAGTTGCTAACTACATAATCCTAATATTCTTTGCTTTTGTAATAGTTACTCTGGCACTTAATAGCGAAACCCGTGTAGCATTATTTGTAACACCTGTATGGTTTATAATGCTTGGAGTTCTTTACAAAATACTTAAGTCAAAGGCTAAAACCAAAAATGAAGAGGATGCTGAAAAAACTTTAGCATAA
- a CDS encoding sensor histidine kinase, producing the protein MIRKLQKKFIMITMGSLAIVVFILIGAINIVSYYEFDSKMNGVIKILSQNQGEFPKYQKSTEMHSEQKFGFQISPETQFQTRYFIVKVNKDGSIKKTDTEHVAAVTSEDAVGYANKVLKSGRKSGHKDMYKYAVVDEPYGSMIIFIDYRIQSQEITVFSLISCVVALVTFSLVFILVSILSKRLIKPIIKSMEKQKQFITDAGHEIKTPLAIISANADVLELTSGKNEWITSIRNQTSRLDKLVKNLLMLSKMNEDDIELMFSDFNLSDVVFETAMPFKVIAENHNKKLLMEVEPEVKFRGDEGSINQLVSTLVDNAMKYSNENGEIKISLSSIKKGIKLEVYNTVDKIDKGKLDELFDRFYRADSSRARETGGYGIGLSIAKSIVETHHGKISAKSDDGKSIRFTIII; encoded by the coding sequence ATGATTAGAAAATTACAGAAAAAGTTTATTATGATTACAATGGGATCATTGGCTATAGTTGTGTTTATTCTTATTGGGGCCATTAATATAGTTAGTTATTATGAATTTGATAGTAAAATGAATGGAGTTATTAAAATTCTTTCACAAAATCAAGGTGAATTCCCCAAATACCAAAAGTCAACAGAGATGCACAGTGAGCAAAAATTTGGTTTTCAAATAAGTCCAGAAACTCAATTTCAAACACGATATTTTATAGTAAAGGTCAATAAAGATGGCAGCATTAAAAAAACTGATACTGAGCATGTTGCAGCCGTTACTTCAGAAGATGCAGTAGGATATGCAAATAAAGTACTTAAAAGTGGTAGAAAAAGTGGACACAAAGATATGTATAAATATGCTGTAGTTGATGAACCATATGGTTCTATGATTATATTTATAGACTACAGAATTCAGAGTCAGGAAATTACTGTATTTTCCCTTATTTCTTGTGTTGTTGCACTAGTTACTTTCTCACTTGTATTTATCCTGGTTTCTATTCTTTCTAAAAGGTTAATTAAACCAATTATTAAAAGTATGGAGAAGCAAAAGCAATTTATTACGGATGCAGGGCATGAGATTAAAACACCACTTGCAATTATTTCAGCTAATGCAGATGTTCTTGAATTGACCTCAGGTAAAAATGAATGGATTACAAGCATTCGAAATCAGACGAGCCGCCTTGATAAACTTGTGAAGAATCTTTTGATGCTTTCTAAAATGAATGAAGATGATATAGAATTGATGTTCTCTGATTTTAATTTAAGTGATGTAGTTTTTGAAACAGCAATGCCATTTAAAGTTATTGCAGAGAATCACAATAAGAAACTTTTAATGGAGGTTGAACCTGAAGTTAAATTCCGTGGTGATGAGGGCAGTATAAATCAGCTTGTTTCAACTCTTGTTGATAATGCCATGAAATATTCTAATGAGAATGGAGAAATTAAAATTTCATTATCATCTATAAAAAAGGGAATAAAGCTCGAAGTATATAATACTGTAGATAAAATAGATAAGGGAAAATTAGATGAATTATTTGATAGATTTTATAGGGCAGATTCTTCAAGAGCTAGAGAAACTGGAGGATATGGAATTGGACTTTCAATTGCAAAGTCTATTGTAGAAACACATCATGGAAAGATTTCGGCAAAAAGTGATGATGGAAAATCTATTCGATTTACTATCATAATTTAA
- a CDS encoding response regulator transcription factor has product MRILLAEDEKELSNALVVILKHNNYSVDAVYDGAEALNFALSENYDVLILDIMMPKMSGLEVLEKLRKKGIYTPVLMLTAKAEIEDRIIGLDKGADDYLSKPFAMGELLARVRAMTRRKSEFTPNLIEVGNISLNKESYELSNEKSSLRLGNKEFQMLEMLMNNPKRMISAEQFMERIWGYDSETEMNVVWVYISYLRKKLESLGANVKIKAVRGVGYTLEVE; this is encoded by the coding sequence ATGAGAATTTTATTAGCTGAAGATGAAAAAGAACTGTCAAACGCTCTTGTTGTTATTTTAAAGCATAATAATTATTCAGTTGATGCTGTGTATGATGGAGCAGAGGCATTAAACTTTGCACTTTCCGAAAATTATGATGTGTTAATTTTGGACATTATGATGCCTAAGATGAGTGGACTTGAGGTATTAGAGAAACTAAGAAAAAAGGGAATTTATACACCAGTTTTGATGCTTACTGCAAAGGCTGAAATTGAAGACAGAATTATTGGACTAGATAAGGGAGCAGATGATTATTTAAGTAAACCATTTGCTATGGGTGAGCTGCTTGCTAGAGTTCGTGCTATGACTAGAAGAAAGTCTGAGTTTACACCAAATTTAATTGAAGTGGGTAATATCAGCCTTAACAAAGAAAGTTATGAATTATCAAATGAAAAATCTTCACTGAGGCTTGGAAATAAGGAATTTCAGATGCTTGAGATGTTAATGAACAACCCTAAACGTATGATTTCTGCTGAGCAGTTTATGGAACGAATTTGGGGATATGATTCTGAAACTGAAATGAATGTGGTGTGGGTATACATATCTTATTTGCGTAAAAAGCTTGAATCTTTAGGCGCTAATGTAAAAATAAAGGCAGTTAGAGGTGTTGGGTATACATTAGAAGTAGAGTAA
- a CDS encoding GTP pyrophosphokinase: protein MQQVKYDIKCKTLSPEREFYKESYVLLEGAITEVISRLEIIRKYRAIEHNDDPIEHCKARIKSAESMKEKLKRKKLPITAKSALTEIHDAAGIRVICTFLDDIYWIVNMLKNQKDIKIIKEKDYIKNPKPNGYRSYHMILQVPIHLENGVQMVYCEIQIRTIAMDCWASLEHQLKYKRDIPSANMIIEELKRCSDEIASTDLNLQTIRDMIVEMQDGGRKNRDENFIS, encoded by the coding sequence ATGCAGCAGGTTAAATATGATATTAAATGTAAAACTTTATCGCCGGAGCGAGAATTTTATAAAGAATCTTATGTACTACTAGAAGGAGCAATTACCGAAGTGATTTCAAGATTAGAGATTATTCGGAAATATAGAGCAATTGAACACAATGATGACCCTATAGAACACTGTAAAGCAAGAATTAAGTCAGCTGAAAGTATGAAAGAAAAATTAAAGAGAAAAAAGCTTCCTATTACTGCAAAGAGTGCTTTAACTGAAATACATGATGCAGCAGGAATACGCGTTATTTGTACATTTTTAGATGATATTTATTGGATTGTAAATATGCTTAAAAATCAGAAGGATATTAAAATTATTAAAGAAAAGGATTATATTAAAAATCCCAAACCTAATGGTTATCGCAGTTATCATATGATTTTACAGGTTCCAATTCATTTAGAAAATGGAGTTCAAATGGTATATTGTGAGATTCAAATACGTACCATTGCGATGGATTGTTGGGCAAGTTTAGAGCATCAGTTAAAGTATAAGAGAGATATTCCTAGTGCAAATATGATTATTGAAGAATTAAAAAGATGTTCGGATGAAATTGCCTCCACGGACTTAAATTTGCAGACTATTCGTGATATGATAGTAGAAATGCAAGATGGAGGTAGAAAGAATAGAGATGAGAATTTTATTAGCTGA
- a CDS encoding MATE family efflux transporter: MKDEKRIKMLREAPIPRLLLTMGFPTMLGMLITGVYSLIDAYFVGGLGTSQMGAVSITFPLGQAIVGLAVLFGSGASSYLSRLLGANDRKEANHVASTALYSSLVIAAVAIAVIILLLHPILYALGATDTIYPYARIYAVIYVISSIFNIFNVTMNNIATSEGASKISMFAMLMGAVLNAIFAPIFIYVLKTGIAGAAIATAIAQGITSFMYLIYILKKKSVFSFSPKDIRIDGSIYKEIFKIGIPMLVFQLTTSVAMGLTNAAASEYGDAAIAAMGIVTRVTSMIAYAVAGFGKGFQPIAGYNYGAKQYDRVKEATKVGLIWTSSFCIIVSVLLFAFATPVVSLFTSNDLKVIKIGEFALRVNVVMFIGMGVETIYGMLSLALGKIAGGWLLSIGRQGVFFIPCILILPHFIGLNGVIFSQAIADFITITGMIVLAVKLNKDISSQAFNLGV, encoded by the coding sequence ATGAAGGATGAAAAACGTATTAAAATGCTTAGAGAAGCTCCAATTCCAAGGCTATTATTGACGATGGGATTTCCGACTATGCTTGGAATGCTTATTACAGGAGTATATAGTTTAATTGATGCTTATTTTGTTGGTGGGCTTGGCACAAGTCAAATGGGGGCAGTATCCATTACATTTCCATTAGGACAGGCTATTGTAGGTTTAGCTGTATTATTTGGTAGCGGTGCTTCATCGTATCTTTCAAGGCTTTTAGGTGCTAATGATAGGAAAGAGGCCAATCATGTAGCTTCAACAGCATTATATTCTAGTTTAGTAATTGCAGCTGTAGCTATTGCTGTTATAATATTATTACTGCATCCAATTTTATATGCACTTGGTGCAACAGATACTATTTATCCTTATGCTCGTATATATGCTGTAATTTATGTTATAAGTTCAATTTTTAATATTTTTAATGTGACAATGAATAATATTGCAACTAGTGAGGGAGCTTCAAAAATTTCAATGTTTGCTATGCTTATGGGGGCTGTCCTCAATGCGATTTTTGCACCTATATTTATTTACGTTTTAAAAACTGGAATTGCTGGAGCTGCAATTGCTACTGCAATTGCACAAGGTATCACTTCATTCATGTATTTAATTTACATATTAAAAAAGAAAAGTGTATTTAGTTTTTCACCAAAGGATATTCGTATAGATGGAAGTATTTATAAGGAAATATTTAAAATTGGTATTCCTATGTTAGTGTTTCAGCTCACAACAAGCGTAGCTATGGGACTTACTAATGCTGCTGCAAGCGAATATGGGGATGCTGCAATTGCTGCAATGGGAATTGTGACGCGTGTTACTTCTATGATTGCTTATGCTGTAGCAGGTTTTGGAAAGGGATTTCAGCCTATCGCTGGATATAACTATGGAGCAAAACAATATGATAGGGTTAAGGAAGCAACAAAGGTTGGACTTATCTGGACTAGTTCTTTTTGTATCATAGTATCAGTGCTTTTATTTGCATTTGCAACTCCTGTAGTTTCACTATTTACATCTAATGATCTTAAGGTTATAAAAATTGGAGAATTTGCACTTAGAGTTAATGTTGTTATGTTTATTGGAATGGGAGTAGAAACAATATATGGTATGCTTTCATTAGCACTTGGGAAAATTGCTGGGGGCTGGCTTCTTAGTATAGGTAGACAAGGTGTTTTCTTTATTCCCTGCATTTTAATTTTGCCTCATTTTATTGGTTTAAATGGAGTTATTTTTTCTCAAGCAATTGCTGATTTTATTACTATAACGGGCATGATTGTTTTAGCAGTTAAACTTAACAAGGATATAAGCTCACAAGCTTTTAATTTAGGAGTATAA